GGCAAGACCTTGCCGATGCGCTCGGTCACCGCGGCGAACTTGGCGGCGTAGGCGGCGCGGTTCTCCACCACGTGCGCTTCGTCGTTCCAGGCGGCGATGCTGGCTTCCTGCACGGTCTGGCTCATGGCGCTGCCGTGGTAGGTGCGGAACAGCAGGAATTTTTCCAGGATGGCGGCATCGCCGGCCACGAAGCCGGAGCGCAGCCCCGGCGCATTGGAACGCTTGGACAGGCTGGTGAACATTACCAGGCGCTCGTGGCCGCGGCCCAGCAGGCGTGCGGCTTCCAGGCCGCCCAACGGCGGGGTGTCGAAATAGATCTCGGAATAGCACTCGTCACTGGCGATGACGAAGCCGTAGCGGTCGGACAGCGCGAACAGCTCGCGCCAGTCATCCAGCGACATCACCGCGCCGGTGGGGTTGCCCGGGCTGCACACGATCACCACCTGGGTGCGGCGCCAGATTTCCTCGCTGACACTGCCCCAGTCCGGCTGGAAACGGTTGGCCGCAACACAGTTCACGTAATGGGGAACTGCCCCGGCGAGCAGTGCGGCGCCTTCATAAATCTGGTAGAAGGGATTGGGCGAAATCAATACCGGTTGCGTTTCGCCACGCGGGTCGATGACTGCCTGCACGAAGGAAAACAGCGCTTCGCGGCTGCCGCACACCGGCAGCACTTCGCGCGCCGGGTCCACCGTTACCTGGTAGCGGCGTTGCAGCCAGTTGGCGCAGCTGCGGCGCAGCGACTCGCTACCCAGCGTGGCGGGGTAGGCGGCTAGGCCGTCCAGGGCATTGATCAGTGCCTGTTTCACCACTTCCGGTGTCGGGTGTTTGGGCTCGCCGATGGACAGGTTGATGTGTGGCTTGTCCGCCGGTGGCGTCACGCCGGCCAACAGTTGGCGCAGGCGCTGGAACGGGTAAGGGTGCAGCAGGTCGAGATGCGGATTCAACGCGATTTCCTTGCAAGGATTTGCGGTGCAACAAAAACAGCAATATTAAGAAAACACTATGGATTTTGTAAAACAAAAGCTGCTTGCCGTCAGCTGTGCAATTACCACGGCACTGGTATGGGGATTGATGTGGTACCCGTTCCGCCACCTGCATGGTGTCGGCTTCACCACTGCCGCCACCTCGTTGTCGGTGTATATCGTCGCCACCGTGGCAGGCGTCATCATCTATCGCGAGGTGTTCCGCCGCGAGGCGCGATTCGAACCGATCTTGCTGCTGCTCGCCTTCCTGTATGGCTGGTGCAATTTTGCCTACACCTGGGCGGTGGCCGAGGGCGAGGTGATGCGCGTGCTGCTGCTGTTCTACCTGTCGCCGCTGTGGAGCGCGCTGTTCTCGCGCCTGCTGCTGCACGAGCGGCTCAGCCGCATCGGCTGGCTGGTGGTGGCGATGTCGCTGCTGGGGCTGGTGGTGATCCTGTACCGCCCCGGCCTGTTCAACGGGCAGTTCTTCTCCAGCCGTGCCGACTGGCTGGCGCTGTCCGGCGGCATCAGCTTCGCGCTGGGCAATGTGCTGTCCAAGCGTGCGCACGGCCTGCCGGTGGCGCTGAAATCGGCGATGGTGTGGCTGGGCGTGGCCGGCTGCGGGCTGGTGTCGCTGCTGTGGCGCGGCCAACTATGGCACGAGATGTCGCAGCTGCTGCAGCCGGATGTGCTGTTCATCGTTCTGGCGCTG
This Vogesella sp. LIG4 DNA region includes the following protein-coding sequences:
- the dapC gene encoding succinyldiaminopimelate transaminase — encoded protein: MNPHLDLLHPYPFQRLRQLLAGVTPPADKPHINLSIGEPKHPTPEVVKQALINALDGLAAYPATLGSESLRRSCANWLQRRYQVTVDPAREVLPVCGSREALFSFVQAVIDPRGETQPVLISPNPFYQIYEGAALLAGAVPHYVNCVAANRFQPDWGSVSEEIWRRTQVVIVCSPGNPTGAVMSLDDWRELFALSDRYGFVIASDECYSEIYFDTPPLGGLEAARLLGRGHERLVMFTSLSKRSNAPGLRSGFVAGDAAILEKFLLFRTYHGSAMSQTVQEASIAAWNDEAHVVENRAAYAAKFAAVTERIGKVLPVSRPDAGFYLWAEVPGGDDAAFARELFAREHITVLPGSFLARDAHGVNPGAGRVRLALVAPLAECVAAAGRIEHFVR
- a CDS encoding DMT family transporter, whose product is MDFVKQKLLAVSCAITTALVWGLMWYPFRHLHGVGFTTAATSLSVYIVATVAGVIIYREVFRREARFEPILLLLAFLYGWCNFAYTWAVAEGEVMRVLLLFYLSPLWSALFSRLLLHERLSRIGWLVVAMSLLGLVVILYRPGLFNGQFFSSRADWLALSGGISFALGNVLSKRAHGLPVALKSAMVWLGVAGCGLVSLLWRGQLWHEMSQLLQPDVLFIVLALGATLLATSIISLHGLSILPATQVMTLMLLELVFAAISAYFLAGEAMKTQELIGGLLIASASLMSGRIVQKKPAAAAVMAAATDH